One part of the Nocardioides zeae genome encodes these proteins:
- a CDS encoding aldehyde dehydrogenase family protein: MSALPALAGHVLGGEERAEGGDRHDVVSPFTEEVVGASREAGAALVDEAVRRARAAHERWTRVAPAARAELLETLADLLERDGDAVATTVSTEMGMPLWLAAATQVDLPTRVLRSTAALTRTLAWVQPSDGAVLHRRGAGVVGAITPWNMPVHQIVAKVAAALGAGCAVVLKPSEQTPYDAVRLALLVAEAAAVHGAPADLLQVVQGTGPVTGAALTQHPGLDRLTFTGSVAAGRQVAAAGAATLTPATLELGGKSPALVLPDADLERVVPAVLASGLVNSGQACNATTRLLFPAGVLGEVEELVRAEVDRFVLGDPADPATRQGPLVTRAHRDRVLGHVAGALADGGRLVTGTGRPSEVVGHGWFVDPVVLADLPADAAAVQQEIFGPVLVLQGYDDLDHAISLANDTRYGLSAEVWSAGTDDARATALAVAAEIRAGQVKVDGVRTRERPAVPFGGSGDSGWGRELGTHGLLEMTELTAVMA, encoded by the coding sequence GTGAGCGCGTTGCCCGCGCTCGCGGGCCACGTGCTCGGAGGTGAGGAGCGCGCGGAGGGCGGTGACCGTCACGACGTCGTCTCCCCGTTCACCGAGGAGGTCGTGGGGGCGAGCCGCGAGGCCGGTGCCGCCCTGGTCGACGAGGCGGTGCGCCGAGCCCGCGCCGCCCACGAGCGGTGGACCCGGGTGGCCCCGGCCGCACGCGCCGAGCTGCTCGAGACGCTCGCCGACCTGCTGGAGCGCGACGGTGACGCCGTCGCGACCACGGTCAGCACCGAGATGGGCATGCCGCTCTGGCTGGCCGCGGCCACGCAGGTCGACCTGCCGACCCGCGTGCTGCGCTCGACGGCCGCGCTCACCCGCACGCTGGCGTGGGTGCAGCCCTCGGACGGGGCGGTGCTGCACCGCCGCGGCGCGGGTGTCGTCGGCGCGATCACGCCGTGGAACATGCCGGTGCACCAGATCGTCGCGAAGGTGGCCGCCGCGCTCGGCGCGGGCTGCGCCGTCGTCCTCAAGCCGTCGGAGCAGACGCCGTACGACGCCGTGCGGCTCGCCCTGCTGGTCGCCGAGGCGGCCGCGGTGCACGGTGCCCCGGCCGACCTCCTGCAGGTGGTGCAGGGCACCGGCCCCGTCACGGGCGCCGCGCTCACGCAGCACCCCGGTCTCGACCGGCTCACCTTCACGGGCAGCGTCGCCGCGGGTCGTCAGGTGGCCGCCGCCGGGGCCGCCACCCTGACGCCCGCCACGCTCGAGCTGGGCGGCAAGTCCCCGGCCCTCGTGCTGCCGGACGCCGACCTCGAGCGGGTGGTCCCCGCCGTGCTCGCCAGCGGCCTCGTCAACTCGGGCCAGGCGTGCAACGCGACCACGCGGCTGCTCTTCCCGGCCGGCGTGCTCGGTGAGGTCGAGGAGCTCGTGCGCGCCGAGGTCGACCGGTTCGTGCTCGGTGACCCGGCCGACCCCGCCACGCGACAGGGCCCGCTCGTCACCCGCGCCCACCGCGACCGCGTGCTCGGCCATGTCGCCGGTGCGCTGGCCGACGGGGGCCGCCTCGTCACCGGCACCGGTCGGCCGAGCGAGGTCGTCGGGCACGGCTGGTTCGTCGACCCGGTCGTCCTCGCCGACCTCCCGGCGGACGCCGCGGCCGTGCAGCAGGAGATCTTCGGGCCGGTCCTCGTGCTCCAGGGCTACGACGACCTCGACCACGCGATCAGCCTGGCCAACGACACCCGGTACGGCCTCTCGGCCGAGGTGTGGTCGGCCGGCACCGACGACGCGCGGGCCACGGCCCTGGCCGTGGCGGCGGAGATCCGCGCGGGCCAGGTGAAGGTCGACGGCGTGCGCACCCGCGAGCGGCCCGCCGTGCCCTTCGGCGGCTCCGGCGACTCGGGCTGGGGTCGGGAGCTCGGCACCCACGGCCTGCTCGAGATGACCGAGCTGACGGCGGTGATGGCATGA
- a CDS encoding cytochrome P450, protein MTSVDDLDLMSLHPFELGRDEEVFARLRDERPVHWNDEPDGRGFWSVTRYDDVKRVAADHATFTVTEGTQIADRRAEGSGARSIHHVDPPDHGPLRKLAASEVRAAKVKKLEPDITQVIDDLLDEHVGTGEFDLVQKISAQLPLVMIGRLLGAPLEDCPHLLRWTNQMASEDPDYSEGPETAVRARDEVFTYFRALEEQRRACPADDLVSALTAAELDGVPLSRGYLDAYYLILMVAGNETTRNLLSGGVLALHENPAAWDHLRAHPAAVRVGVEEMVRWVSPVLSMRRTATRDVELHDRTVRAGEKVVMWFCSANRDPRAFERPEEFRIDRHPNEHLGFGWGEHACLGANLARLEARLFFTRLVERGLRLEVTGDARRLRSNFFRGIKTLPVRLEQA, encoded by the coding sequence ATGACCTCCGTCGACGACCTCGACCTCATGAGTCTCCACCCGTTCGAGCTCGGGCGCGACGAGGAGGTCTTCGCCCGGCTGCGCGACGAGCGTCCGGTGCACTGGAACGACGAGCCCGACGGCCGCGGCTTCTGGTCGGTGACGCGGTACGACGACGTCAAGCGCGTCGCCGCCGACCACGCGACCTTCACGGTCACCGAGGGCACCCAGATCGCCGACCGCCGCGCCGAGGGGTCGGGTGCCCGCAGCATCCACCACGTGGACCCGCCCGACCACGGGCCGCTCCGCAAGCTCGCGGCCTCCGAGGTGCGGGCGGCCAAGGTCAAGAAGCTCGAGCCCGACATCACCCAGGTGATCGACGACCTGCTCGACGAGCACGTCGGCACCGGTGAGTTCGACCTCGTCCAGAAGATCTCCGCCCAGCTGCCCCTCGTCATGATCGGGCGGCTCCTGGGCGCCCCGCTCGAGGACTGCCCCCACCTGCTGCGGTGGACCAACCAGATGGCGTCGGAGGACCCGGACTACTCGGAGGGCCCCGAGACCGCCGTGCGGGCGCGCGACGAGGTCTTCACCTACTTCCGGGCCCTCGAGGAGCAGCGGCGGGCCTGCCCCGCCGACGACCTCGTCAGCGCCCTCACCGCCGCGGAGCTCGACGGGGTGCCGCTCAGCCGCGGCTACCTCGACGCCTACTACCTGATCCTCATGGTGGCCGGCAACGAGACCACCCGGAACCTGTTGTCCGGTGGTGTCCTGGCCCTCCACGAGAACCCCGCCGCCTGGGACCACCTGCGTGCCCATCCCGCGGCCGTCCGGGTGGGCGTCGAGGAGATGGTGCGCTGGGTCAGCCCGGTGCTCTCCATGCGGCGCACGGCCACGCGTGACGTCGAGCTGCACGACCGCACCGTGCGCGCCGGCGAGAAGGTCGTCATGTGGTTCTGCTCGGCCAACCGCGACCCGCGCGCCTTCGAGCGCCCCGAGGAGTTCCGCATCGACCGGCACCCCAACGAGCACCTGGGCTTCGGGTGGGGCGAGCACGCCTGCCTCGGCGCCAACCTGGCCCGGCTCGAGGCGCGCCTCTTCTTCACCCGCCTCGTGGAGCGCGGCCTCCGCCTGGAGGTGACGGGCGACGCCCGGCGCCTGCGCAGCAACTTCTTCCGCGGCATCAAGACGCTGCCGGTCCGCCTGGAGCAGGCGTGA
- a CDS encoding AMP-binding protein — MYPPTVAARTPDLPAYVMAATGDQLTFAELDAASNRLAHLLRAHGVVAGDTLVVLLPNGLAWPVAVAAGMRTGLRVTPVNWHLGPPELSALLLEAAPRAVVTTVALGATLRAALADLPEAPAVVLTVDGTAPDGRSLDLWAALREQPAHPVDDELLGARVLFSGGTTGRPKAFRQPLLGVHPLDAPARHPALAERLGIGAGIRFLSPAPSYHAAPFTFQLMTLAAGGTVVCMESFDPERALRALVDHEVTHSQWVPTMLSRLLAVPGRDEIPRAPSHRVAVTSGAPCPVRLKDAVNDWWGDILHEYYGASEGYGHTYVSPAESRARPGTVGRPLGEARVVVVDDAGDPLPPGEVGRVTFAQPGTGELRGMGDLGRLDDDGFLHLTGRSTFMIISGGVNIHPEEIEETLLDDPEVADVAVFGLPHPDLGEQVVAVVELEDGHTADATTADRLAEHCRAHLARFKTPRVFEFVPRLPRLPTGKLDKTALRSTYASRATTPTPIPTEESR, encoded by the coding sequence ATGTACCCACCCACGGTGGCAGCCCGCACGCCGGACCTGCCCGCCTACGTGATGGCCGCGACGGGCGACCAGCTGACCTTCGCCGAGCTCGACGCCGCCTCCAACCGGCTCGCGCACCTCCTGCGGGCCCACGGGGTGGTCGCCGGCGACACCCTCGTCGTGCTCCTGCCCAACGGGCTCGCCTGGCCGGTCGCGGTCGCGGCCGGGATGCGGACCGGGCTGCGCGTCACGCCCGTCAACTGGCACCTCGGCCCGCCCGAGCTGTCCGCACTCCTCCTCGAGGCCGCGCCCCGCGCCGTCGTCACGACCGTCGCGCTGGGCGCCACCCTCCGTGCGGCTCTCGCCGACCTGCCGGAGGCGCCCGCGGTCGTGCTCACGGTGGACGGCACGGCGCCCGACGGGCGCTCCCTGGACCTCTGGGCCGCGCTCCGGGAGCAGCCCGCCCACCCCGTCGACGACGAGCTGCTGGGCGCGCGCGTGCTCTTCAGCGGCGGCACCACCGGCCGGCCCAAGGCCTTCCGGCAGCCGCTCCTCGGGGTCCACCCGCTCGACGCCCCGGCCCGGCACCCCGCGCTCGCCGAGCGGCTCGGCATCGGGGCCGGCATCCGCTTCCTCTCCCCCGCGCCGAGCTACCACGCCGCACCGTTCACCTTCCAGCTGATGACGCTCGCCGCCGGCGGCACCGTCGTGTGCATGGAGTCCTTCGACCCGGAGCGGGCGCTGCGCGCGCTGGTCGACCACGAGGTCACCCACTCGCAGTGGGTGCCGACCATGCTGTCGCGGCTCCTCGCCGTACCGGGGCGGGACGAGATCCCGCGGGCGCCGTCGCACCGGGTGGCCGTGACGTCGGGTGCCCCGTGCCCCGTGCGCCTCAAGGACGCCGTGAACGACTGGTGGGGCGACATCCTCCACGAGTACTACGGCGCCTCGGAGGGCTACGGCCACACCTACGTGTCGCCGGCCGAGTCGCGCGCCCGGCCCGGCACCGTCGGCCGCCCCCTCGGCGAGGCCCGGGTCGTCGTCGTCGACGACGCCGGGGACCCGCTCCCGCCGGGCGAGGTCGGCCGGGTCACCTTCGCGCAGCCCGGCACCGGGGAGCTGCGCGGCATGGGCGACCTGGGGCGCCTCGACGACGACGGCTTCCTGCACCTCACCGGGCGCAGCACGTTCATGATCATCTCGGGCGGCGTGAACATCCATCCCGAGGAGATCGAGGAGACGCTGCTCGATGACCCCGAGGTGGCGGACGTGGCCGTCTTCGGTCTCCCCCACCCCGACCTCGGCGAGCAGGTCGTGGCCGTCGTCGAGCTCGAGGACGGGCACACGGCCGACGCCACGACCGCCGACCGGCTCGCCGAGCACTGCCGCGCCCACCTCGCCCGCTTCAAGACCCCGCGGGTGTTCGAGTTCGTGCCCCGGCTGCCCCGGCTCCCGACCGGCAAGCTCGACAAGACCGCGCTCCGGTCGACCTACGCGTCCCGCGCCACCACCCCGACCCCGATCCCGACGGAAGAGAGCCGATGA